One Lycium barbarum isolate Lr01 chromosome 5, ASM1917538v2, whole genome shotgun sequence genomic window carries:
- the LOC132640908 gene encoding growth-regulating factor 6-like encodes MMNAARSGYPFTATQWQELEHQALIYKYMVSGMPVPPDLLYTIRRSLDSSSLSSKFILQQPQHVGWNCIQLGFGKKMDPEPGRCRRTDGKKWRCSKEAYADSKYCERHMHRGRNRSRKPVEVMTTSTTRTTTTNTPPTAIPISSIKKNSNYSPTSLSCLTSSEPHYPHSSSIGFSSHDHTKFLFDSCPYSRNSYGHGMKEEADKHVFYSDSSGTLRNSSGSSSILDDSWQLTMGSPLGHLKQRTYSVSQQLQSLNESQERQDQYHYNYALGNDVKSTDMPVRIDTEEPKKVMHHFFDELPPQDNKHSWLHSGDGPLSKTHLSISVPNSSPDFFITHNGK; translated from the exons ATGATGAATGCAGCAAGAAGTGGATATCCTTTTACTGCAACTCAATGGCAAGAACTTGAACATCAAGCTCTTATTTACAAGTATATGGTCTCTGGAATGCCTGTCCCTCCTGATCTTCTCTACACTATCAGAAGGAGCTTGGATTCTTCTTCCCTCTCCTCAAAGTTCATCCTCCAACAACCCCAACATG TTGGATGGAACTGTATTCAGTTGGGGTTTGGGAAGAAAATGGATCCAGAGCCAGGGAGGTGTAGAAGAACAGATGGAAAGAAATGGAGGTGTTCAAAAGAAGCCTATGCAGATTCTAAGTACTGTGAAAGACACATGCACAGAGGCAGAAACCGTTCAAGAAAGCCTGTGGAAGTTAtgacaacatcaacaacaagaactactactactaatacACCCCCAACAGCAATACCAATCTCATCAATCAAGAAAAACTCAAATTATAGCCCCACTTCTTTATCTTGTCTAACATCATCTGAACCCCACTATCCACATTCTTCTTCCATTGGTTTCTCATCTCATGACCATACCAAGTTCCTTTTTGATTCTTGTCCTTATTCCAG AAATAGTTATGGTCATGGGATGAAGGAGGAAGCTGATAAGCATGTTTTCTACTCAGATTCAAGTGGGACATTGAGAAATTCATCTGGTTCTAGTTCAATACTAGATGATAGTTGGCAACTGACAATGGGTTCACCACTTGGCCATTTGAAACAGAGGACTTACTCTGTCTCACAACAACTTCAAAGCCTTAATGAATCACAAGAAAGACAAGATCAGTACCACTATAATTATGCACTAGGAAATGATGTCAAGAGTACTGACATGCCTGTGAGAATAGATACAGAAGAACCCAAGAAAGTAATGCACCATTTCTTTGACGAATTGCCACCTCAAGACAACAAACACTCATGGCTTCATTCTGGGGATGGGCCACTTTCCAAAACTCACCTCTCAATTTCAGTACCCAATTCCTCACCTGACTTCTTCATCACCCATAATG GGAAATAA